In Neorhizobium galegae, the following proteins share a genomic window:
- the ftsW gene encoding putative lipid II flippase FtsW, with amino-acid sequence MVSRADRGPLADWFWTIDRFFLVAFVLLMGVGFMLSFAASPAVAERIGLNSFHFVERHALFLLPSLVVMIGLSFLTPRQVRRTAIVLLIISLALMVLALFFGVEVKGSRRWIGVGMFSIQPSEFMKPAFVVVCAWLFAEHARQPEIPGNLFAIILFGIVAALLVAQPDLGQTILTSVVWGGMFFMAGMPWLWIVLLGGVGAGGIVTAYYMLPHVTARFDKFLTGEGDRFQIETAHEAILQGGWFGQGPGEGIVKRILPDSHTDFVFSVAAEEFGIIFCMALVAIFAFIVLRGLNHAFKERNDFNRFAVAGLVLQIGMQSLINIGVNLELMPAKGMTLPLISYGGSSMIAIGITAGFILALTRHRPEKRAQERSLFRVAQGVPAE; translated from the coding sequence ATGGTAAGCCGCGCAGACCGTGGGCCGCTCGCAGACTGGTTCTGGACGATCGACCGTTTCTTCCTCGTTGCCTTCGTGCTGCTGATGGGTGTCGGCTTCATGCTCTCCTTCGCGGCGTCGCCGGCGGTCGCCGAACGTATCGGCCTCAACAGTTTCCACTTCGTCGAGCGTCACGCGCTGTTCCTGCTGCCGTCGCTGGTGGTGATGATCGGCCTGTCCTTCCTGACGCCGCGGCAGGTGCGGCGGACCGCGATCGTCCTTTTGATCATCTCGCTGGCGCTGATGGTGCTGGCGCTGTTCTTCGGCGTCGAGGTCAAGGGATCGCGGCGCTGGATCGGCGTCGGCATGTTTTCGATCCAGCCGTCGGAATTCATGAAGCCGGCCTTCGTCGTCGTCTGCGCCTGGCTGTTTGCCGAGCACGCGCGGCAGCCGGAAATCCCCGGCAATCTCTTCGCCATCATCCTGTTCGGCATCGTCGCGGCACTGCTCGTCGCACAGCCCGACCTTGGCCAGACCATTTTGACCAGCGTCGTCTGGGGCGGGATGTTCTTCATGGCCGGCATGCCCTGGCTGTGGATCGTGCTGCTCGGCGGCGTTGGCGCCGGCGGCATCGTCACCGCCTATTACATGCTGCCGCACGTCACCGCCCGCTTCGACAAGTTCCTGACCGGCGAGGGCGACCGCTTCCAGATCGAGACCGCGCACGAAGCGATCCTGCAGGGCGGCTGGTTCGGGCAGGGGCCAGGCGAGGGAATCGTCAAGCGCATTCTGCCGGACAGCCACACGGACTTCGTGTTCTCTGTTGCAGCCGAAGAATTCGGCATTATCTTTTGTATGGCACTGGTGGCGATCTTCGCCTTCATCGTGCTGCGCGGCCTGAACCACGCCTTCAAGGAGCGCAACGACTTCAACCGGTTTGCGGTCGCAGGCCTCGTCCTGCAGATCGGCATGCAGTCGCTCATCAATATCGGCGTCAATCTCGAACTCATGCCGGCCAAGGGCATGACGCTCCCCTTGATCTCCTATGGCGGCTCCTCGATGATCGCGATCGGCATCACTGCCGGCTTCATCCTGGCGCTCACCCGCCATCGTCCGGAGAAGCGAGCGCAAGAGCGGAGCCTGTTCCGGGTCGCCCAGGGCGTACCCGCGGAGTAA
- the murG gene encoding undecaprenyldiphospho-muramoylpentapeptide beta-N-acetylglucosaminyltransferase, whose translation MTKGIILLAAGGTGGHVFPAEALGHELRERGYSVHLVTDSRAERYAGTFPADEIHVVPSATFGSKNPIALARTGWKLWTGLRAARRLISRLKPLAVVGFGGYPTVPPLMASTAMGVPTMIHEQNAVMGRANKALAAKVQAIAGGFLPEGSGPYADKTVTTGNPVRPAVLAASNIPYVASRGDDPFRLVVFGGSQGAQFFSSAVPTALSLLDQAERDRVVVTQQARPEDKDRVSSCFAKLKAPADISSFFSDMAERLASAHLVICRSGASTVSEIAVIGRPAILVPYPHALDHDQAANAEALVATGGAKVVQQSELSPDKLASIISGAMKDPDKLERMAAAAKSAGRPNATGLLADLVVAIAERKSISEFKGVRA comes from the coding sequence ATGACCAAGGGCATCATATTGCTAGCCGCCGGGGGAACCGGCGGTCATGTGTTTCCGGCGGAAGCGCTGGGACACGAACTGAGGGAGCGCGGTTATTCCGTGCATCTCGTCACCGACAGCCGGGCCGAGCGTTATGCCGGCACGTTTCCGGCCGACGAAATCCATGTCGTTCCATCTGCCACGTTCGGATCGAAGAACCCGATCGCGCTCGCCCGCACCGGCTGGAAGCTGTGGACGGGCCTGCGGGCCGCCCGCCGACTGATCAGCCGGCTGAAGCCGCTCGCCGTTGTCGGCTTCGGCGGTTACCCGACCGTGCCGCCGCTGATGGCCTCGACGGCCATGGGCGTGCCGACGATGATCCATGAACAGAACGCCGTGATGGGCCGCGCCAACAAAGCGCTGGCCGCCAAGGTCCAGGCGATCGCCGGCGGTTTCCTGCCGGAGGGCAGCGGTCCCTATGCGGACAAGACCGTCACGACCGGCAATCCGGTGCGTCCGGCCGTGCTTGCGGCCTCCAATATTCCCTATGTCGCCTCTCGCGGCGACGATCCGTTCCGGCTGGTCGTGTTCGGCGGCAGCCAGGGCGCGCAGTTCTTCTCCTCGGCCGTGCCGACGGCGCTCAGCCTGCTCGACCAGGCCGAGCGTGATCGCGTCGTCGTTACCCAGCAGGCGCGTCCGGAAGACAAGGATCGCGTCAGCTCCTGCTTTGCAAAGCTCAAGGCACCCGCCGATATTTCGTCGTTCTTCTCGGACATGGCCGAGCGGCTTGCCTCCGCGCATCTGGTCATCTGCCGCTCCGGCGCCTCGACGGTGTCGGAAATTGCGGTGATTGGCCGGCCGGCCATTCTCGTGCCTTACCCGCATGCTCTGGATCACGACCAGGCCGCCAATGCCGAGGCGCTGGTGGCGACCGGTGGCGCCAAGGTCGTGCAGCAATCGGAGCTTTCGCCGGATAAGCTTGCCTCGATCATTTCGGGCGCGATGAAGGATCCGGACAAGCTTGAAAGAATGGCGGCTGCGGCCAAGTCCGCCGGACGGCCGAATGCGACCGGCCTGCTTGCGGACCTGGTCGTGGCGATCGCGGAGCGGAAATCGATTTCGGAATTTAAGGGAGTGCGTGCATGA
- the ftsA gene encoding cell division protein FtsA: protein MSVFGSSHFGLPRMKPLSSKRSHVVSVLDIGSTKVVCMIARLTPRQESQVLPGRTHNIEIIGIGHQRSRGVKSGVIGDLDAAESVVRLAVDAAERMAGLTVDSLIVNVSAGRITSDVYTATIDLGGQEVEEADLKKVLIAASQQSLRQDRAILHSLPTGFSLDGERGIRDPLAMFGDTLGVDMHVVAAERATLKNLELCVNRAHLSVEGMVATPYASGLAALVDDEVELGCAAIDMGGGTTTISVFAEGKLVHTDAISLGGHHVTTDLARGLSTRIEDAERMKVVHGSALANGGDERDVISVPPIGEDDRDQPTQVPRSLVTRIVQARIEETLELIRDRIQKSGFSPIVGKRVVLTGGASQLTGLSETARRILARNVRIGRPMGVSGLPTAAKGPAFSTAVGLMIYPQVADLETHASQSGLMATLGSGNGRLARVGQWLKESF, encoded by the coding sequence TTGAGCGTATTCGGTTCCTCCCATTTCGGTCTGCCGCGCATGAAGCCGCTGTCTTCCAAGCGTAGTCACGTCGTTTCGGTCCTCGATATCGGCTCTACCAAGGTGGTCTGCATGATCGCCCGGCTGACGCCGCGGCAGGAAAGCCAGGTTCTGCCTGGCCGCACCCACAATATCGAAATCATCGGCATCGGCCACCAGCGCTCGCGCGGTGTGAAGTCCGGCGTGATCGGCGATCTCGATGCCGCAGAAAGCGTCGTCCGTCTCGCGGTCGATGCCGCCGAGCGTATGGCGGGGCTTACCGTCGACAGCCTGATCGTCAATGTCTCCGCCGGCCGCATCACCAGCGACGTCTATACCGCGACGATCGATCTCGGCGGCCAGGAAGTGGAAGAGGCTGATCTCAAGAAGGTTCTGATCGCGGCAAGCCAGCAGTCGTTGCGCCAGGATCGTGCCATCCTGCACTCACTTCCGACCGGCTTCTCGCTCGACGGCGAACGCGGCATCCGCGATCCGCTGGCGATGTTCGGCGATACGCTCGGCGTCGACATGCACGTCGTGGCCGCCGAGCGCGCCACGCTGAAGAACCTCGAACTCTGCGTCAACCGTGCCCATCTGTCGGTCGAAGGCATGGTCGCGACGCCCTATGCGAGCGGCCTTGCTGCCCTCGTCGACGACGAAGTCGAGCTCGGCTGCGCCGCGATCGACATGGGCGGCGGCACGACGACGATCTCGGTCTTTGCCGAGGGCAAGCTGGTCCATACGGATGCCATCAGCCTTGGCGGTCATCACGTGACGACCGACCTTGCTCGCGGGCTTTCGACCCGCATCGAGGATGCCGAGCGCATGAAGGTCGTGCACGGTTCGGCGCTCGCCAACGGTGGCGACGAGCGAGATGTGATCTCCGTTCCGCCGATCGGCGAGGACGATCGCGATCAGCCGACCCAGGTGCCGCGCTCGCTGGTCACCCGCATCGTGCAGGCGCGCATCGAAGAGACGCTCGAACTCATCCGCGACCGCATCCAGAAGTCGGGTTTCAGCCCGATCGTCGGCAAGCGCGTCGTGCTGACGGGTGGTGCCAGCCAGCTTACCGGCCTTTCGGAAACGGCGCGCCGCATCCTGGCGCGCAATGTCCGCATCGGCCGCCCGATGGGCGTCTCCGGCCTGCCGACGGCAGCCAAGGGACCGGCCTTTTCGACGGCAGTCGGACTGATGATCTATCCGCAGGTCGCGGATCTCGAAACACACGCTTCGCAGAGCGGCCTGATGGCCACGCTGGGAAGCGGCAATGGCAGGCTGGCCCGCGTGGGCCAGTGGTTGAAGGAAAGTTTTTGA
- the aqpZ gene encoding aquaporin Z, producing MFKKLAAEFFGTFWLVFGGCGSAVLAAAFPDLGIGFVGVALAFGLTVLTMAYAVGGISGGHFNPAVSVGLTVAGRFPASSLLPYVIAQVVGAVVAALVLYLIASGKAGFQLGGFASNGYGEHSPGGYSLTSALLIELVLTGFFIFIILGATGPKAPAGFAPIAIGLALTLIHLISIPVTNTSVNPARSTGVALIVGDWALAQLWLFWAAPIVGAILGALAWKLVDDSEERAAA from the coding sequence ATGTTCAAAAAATTAGCGGCCGAGTTTTTCGGCACTTTCTGGCTTGTCTTCGGTGGATGCGGCAGCGCGGTTCTGGCTGCTGCATTTCCGGATCTCGGTATCGGCTTCGTCGGCGTTGCGCTCGCGTTCGGTCTGACGGTGCTCACCATGGCTTATGCGGTCGGCGGTATTTCCGGCGGGCATTTCAATCCGGCGGTCTCGGTGGGACTGACGGTGGCGGGCAGGTTCCCGGCATCAAGCCTGCTGCCTTATGTCATCGCTCAGGTGGTAGGAGCGGTGGTTGCGGCCCTGGTTCTCTATCTCATCGCCTCCGGCAAGGCTGGTTTCCAGCTCGGCGGCTTTGCGTCCAACGGCTACGGCGAGCATTCGCCCGGCGGTTATTCGTTGACCTCTGCGCTTTTGATAGAACTGGTTCTCACCGGTTTCTTCATCTTCATCATTCTCGGCGCGACCGGGCCGAAGGCGCCGGCCGGGTTTGCTCCGATTGCAATCGGCCTTGCGCTGACGCTGATCCATCTGATCTCGATCCCGGTCACCAACACATCCGTCAACCCGGCACGTTCGACCGGCGTCGCGCTGATCGTCGGGGACTGGGCTCTCGCACAGCTTTGGCTTTTCTGGGCGGCACCGATCGTAGGCGCCATCCTCGGCGCGCTGGCCTGGAAGCTGGTGGACGATTCGGAAGAGCGGGCCGCGGCCTGA
- a CDS encoding cell division protein FtsQ/DivIB gives MFALIGRKAGGPRGRSQAHYLGAEERRVLPRPLRRVFRFCASLATGRIHIPPHTGTLSALGFFAAVGLYGMSLGGHGQAVAQATTAAVGFAIEDVRVSGNDQTSEIDILQLLGLDGTTSLVALDIDSARRKLSALPWVQYAEVRKIYPKTIEVMLKERQAFGIWQHGAELSLIEKNGSVIAPLRDNKFASLPLFVGRDAETAAASFEDAMAGWPELKNRVKAYVRIAGRRWDLHLDNGVVLKLPEANVAKALRVLARLEKEQGLLERDVAAVDLRLEDRTTIQLTPGALDRRREALDARTKALKKLGEQS, from the coding sequence GTGTTTGCGTTGATCGGCAGAAAAGCGGGTGGACCGCGAGGCCGTTCTCAGGCTCATTATCTCGGTGCCGAAGAGCGCCGGGTTCTTCCGCGCCCGCTTCGCCGGGTGTTCCGTTTCTGCGCCAGCCTCGCCACCGGCCGCATCCATATCCCGCCCCATACCGGAACGCTTTCCGCTCTCGGCTTTTTTGCCGCAGTCGGTCTTTACGGCATGTCGCTCGGCGGTCATGGTCAGGCGGTCGCGCAGGCGACTACGGCGGCTGTCGGCTTTGCGATCGAGGATGTGCGCGTCTCGGGCAATGACCAGACTTCCGAAATCGACATCCTGCAGCTTCTCGGCCTCGACGGCACGACCTCGCTCGTCGCTCTCGACATCGATTCCGCCCGCCGCAAGCTCTCGGCGCTTCCCTGGGTCCAGTATGCGGAAGTCCGCAAGATCTATCCGAAGACGATCGAGGTGATGCTGAAGGAACGTCAGGCCTTCGGCATCTGGCAGCACGGCGCCGAGCTGTCGCTGATCGAAAAGAACGGCAGCGTGATCGCGCCGCTGCGTGACAACAAGTTCGCCTCGCTGCCGCTGTTTGTCGGCCGCGATGCCGAGACGGCCGCCGCCTCCTTCGAAGACGCCATGGCCGGCTGGCCGGAGCTGAAAAATCGTGTGAAGGCCTATGTTCGCATTGCCGGTCGCCGCTGGGATCTGCATCTCGACAACGGCGTCGTGCTGAAGCTGCCGGAAGCCAACGTCGCCAAGGCGCTCCGCGTGCTCGCACGGCTCGAAAAGGAGCAGGGTTTGCTGGAGCGCGATGTCGCCGCCGTCGATCTGAGGCTTGAGGATCGCACCACCATCCAGCTTACTCCCGGTGCCTTGGATCGCCGCAGAGAGGCGCTGGATGCGCGGACGAAGGCCCTGAAGAAACTGGGAGAGCAGTCTTGA
- a CDS encoding D-alanine--D-alanine ligase, producing the protein MSDKHVAVLMGGFSSERPVSLSSGAACADALEGEGYRVTRVDVGRDVAAVLSELQPDVAFNALHGPFGEDGTIQGILEYLEIPYTHSGVLASALAMDKHQAKHVAKASGIPVAEAKVMSRFDIGNAHPIKLPYVVKPVREGSSFGVVIVQENQSHPPQIIGSSEWRYGDRVLVERYIYGRELTCGVMGDVALGVTEVVPLSHAFYDYDAKYADGGSKHVIPAQISPNIYQKIQTLALKAHQAMGCRGVSRSDFRYDDRFSENGEVIWLEINTQPGMTPTSLVPEMAGHAGHSFGELVRWMVEDATCLR; encoded by the coding sequence ATGAGCGACAAGCACGTGGCTGTTTTGATGGGAGGATTTTCCTCCGAGCGGCCTGTCAGCCTGTCCTCGGGCGCTGCCTGCGCGGATGCTCTGGAAGGTGAAGGCTATCGCGTCACCCGCGTCGATGTCGGCCGGGATGTTGCGGCCGTTCTCTCGGAGCTTCAGCCGGACGTTGCCTTCAATGCATTGCACGGACCTTTCGGTGAGGACGGAACGATCCAGGGCATCCTCGAATACCTCGAGATTCCCTATACCCATTCCGGCGTGCTTGCCTCGGCGCTCGCCATGGATAAACATCAGGCCAAGCACGTCGCCAAGGCATCCGGCATCCCCGTCGCCGAAGCCAAGGTCATGAGTCGCTTCGATATCGGTAACGCCCATCCGATAAAGCTGCCCTATGTGGTGAAGCCGGTACGCGAAGGCTCGTCCTTCGGCGTCGTGATCGTCCAGGAAAATCAGTCGCATCCGCCGCAGATCATTGGATCGTCCGAGTGGCGTTACGGCGATCGTGTTCTGGTCGAACGCTATATCTATGGCCGCGAACTCACCTGCGGCGTCATGGGCGACGTGGCGCTTGGCGTCACCGAAGTGGTGCCTCTCAGTCACGCCTTTTACGATTACGATGCGAAATACGCGGATGGTGGTTCGAAACACGTCATCCCGGCACAAATTTCACCGAATATTTACCAAAAGATTCAAACACTAGCGCTCAAGGCGCATCAGGCGATGGGCTGCCGTGGCGTCAGTCGCTCCGACTTTCGCTACGACGACCGCTTCTCCGAGAACGGCGAGGTTATCTGGCTGGAAATCAACACGCAGCCGGGCATGACCCCGACATCGCTGGTGCCCGAAATGGCCGGCCATGCCGGTCACTCATTTGGTGAACTCGTCCGTTGGATGGTGGAGGACGCTACGTGTTTGCGTTGA
- the murC gene encoding UDP-N-acetylmuramate--L-alanine ligase, whose amino-acid sequence MKMPKAIGLVHFIGIGGIGMSGIAEVLHNLGHKVQGSDQADGANVQRLRDKGIPVFVGHQAENIGDAEVVVVSTAIKKNNPELMAAREKSLPIVRRAEMLAELMRFRNAIAIGGTHGKTTTTSMVATLLEAGNLDPTVINGGIINAYGTNARMGEGEWMVVEADESDGTFLKLPADVAVVTNIDPEHLDHYGNFDAVRAAFRQFVENVPFYGFGVLCLDHPEVQALVSRIEDRKIVTYGENPQADARFSNVRMEGTKSIFDVEIRRRRTGRVFQFKDLALPMPGRHNISNATAAIAVANRLGISEEDIRKGLANFSGVKRRFTLTGTWNGVSIFDDYGHHPVEIKAVLRAARESCQGRIIAVHQPHRYTRLSSLFEDFANCFNDADSILLAPVYAAGEEPIEGANSEALVSRIRSGGHRDARYMASPTELASIVSGIAKPGDFVVLLGAGNITQWAAALPKELESVSGR is encoded by the coding sequence ATGAAGATGCCGAAGGCCATAGGGCTCGTCCATTTCATCGGCATCGGCGGTATCGGCATGAGCGGTATCGCCGAGGTCTTGCATAATCTCGGTCACAAGGTCCAGGGATCCGACCAGGCCGACGGCGCCAATGTCCAGCGCCTGCGCGACAAGGGCATCCCGGTCTTCGTCGGGCATCAGGCCGAAAACATCGGTGATGCCGAGGTGGTTGTCGTCTCGACGGCTATCAAGAAGAACAATCCGGAGCTGATGGCGGCGCGTGAAAAATCGCTGCCGATCGTGCGCCGGGCCGAAATGCTCGCCGAGCTGATGCGCTTCCGCAATGCGATCGCCATCGGCGGCACGCATGGCAAGACCACCACGACTTCCATGGTCGCGACGCTTCTGGAGGCCGGCAATCTTGATCCGACCGTCATCAACGGCGGCATCATCAATGCCTACGGCACCAATGCGCGGATGGGCGAGGGCGAGTGGATGGTGGTCGAGGCCGACGAATCGGATGGCACCTTCCTGAAGCTGCCTGCCGACGTTGCCGTGGTCACCAATATCGACCCCGAACATCTCGACCATTACGGCAATTTCGACGCGGTGCGCGCCGCCTTCCGGCAGTTCGTCGAGAACGTGCCGTTCTATGGGTTCGGCGTGCTCTGCCTCGATCATCCGGAAGTGCAGGCTTTGGTTAGTCGCATCGAGGATCGCAAGATCGTCACCTATGGCGAGAACCCGCAGGCGGATGCGCGTTTCTCGAATGTCCGCATGGAAGGCACCAAGTCGATCTTCGACGTGGAAATCCGCCGTCGCCGCACCGGCCGGGTGTTCCAGTTCAAGGACCTGGCGCTGCCGATGCCCGGTCGCCACAACATTTCCAACGCCACTGCAGCGATCGCGGTCGCCAACCGGCTCGGCATTTCGGAAGAGGATATCCGCAAGGGGCTCGCCAACTTCAGCGGCGTCAAGCGACGCTTCACTTTGACCGGCACCTGGAACGGCGTTTCGATCTTCGACGACTACGGCCACCATCCGGTGGAGATCAAGGCCGTGCTGCGGGCAGCGCGCGAATCGTGCCAGGGCCGCATCATCGCCGTCCACCAGCCGCATCGCTATACGCGCCTGTCGAGCCTGTTCGAGGATTTCGCCAACTGCTTCAACGATGCCGACAGTATCCTCCTGGCGCCGGTCTATGCCGCGGGCGAAGAACCGATCGAAGGCGCCAATTCGGAAGCGCTGGTTTCCCGCATCCGGTCGGGCGGCCATCGCGACGCACGATACATGGCATCGCCGACGGAACTCGCTTCGATTGTATCGGGCATTGCGAAACCGGGTGATTTCGTGGTTCTTCTGGGGGCAGGCAATATCACACAGTGGGCAGCGGCATTGCCGAAGGAACTGGAAAGCGTATCGGGACGATAG
- the murD gene encoding UDP-N-acetylmuramoyl-L-alanine--D-glutamate ligase codes for MIAVTTFKDKPVTLFGLGGSGLATAKALVAGGAKVVAWDDNPDSVAKATAEGIATADLRAIDWSAQAAFVLSPGVPLTHPKPHWSVDLARSAGVEIIGDVELFVRERRAHAPDCPFIAITGTNGKSTTTALIAHILKSSGRDTQLGGNIGTAILTLDPPKAERYFVVECSSYQIDLAPTLNPTAGILLNLTPDHLDRHGTMQHYADVKERLVAGSRTAVIGVDDSFCALIADRVERAGVAVKRISKRVVVADGLYAEGSRIIEAHGGATSLLVDLDGIETLKGSHNAQNAAAAIAACLAVGVSKDEIRAGLRSFPGLKHRMQPVGRRGQVVFVNDSKATNADAAAPALSSYERIYWIAGGLPKEGGIVSLAPLFPRIVKAYLIGEAAPAFAATLGEAVPYEISGTLEKAVAHAAADASADTTPSAVMLSPACASFDQFKNFEVRGDAFVGHVAGLDGVTMLINLG; via the coding sequence ATGATCGCGGTCACCACATTCAAGGACAAGCCGGTCACGCTGTTCGGCCTCGGCGGCTCGGGGCTGGCGACGGCCAAGGCCTTGGTTGCCGGCGGCGCGAAGGTGGTCGCCTGGGACGACAATCCCGACAGCGTCGCCAAGGCTACGGCCGAGGGCATCGCGACCGCCGACCTGCGCGCTATCGACTGGTCGGCACAGGCCGCCTTCGTGCTGTCGCCGGGCGTGCCGCTCACCCATCCGAAGCCGCATTGGAGCGTCGATCTCGCCCGGTCTGCCGGCGTCGAGATCATCGGCGACGTCGAGCTTTTCGTGCGCGAGCGCCGGGCGCATGCGCCGGATTGCCCGTTCATCGCGATTACCGGCACCAACGGCAAATCGACGACCACGGCGCTGATCGCCCATATCCTGAAGTCGAGCGGCCGCGACACCCAGCTCGGCGGCAATATCGGCACCGCGATCCTGACGCTCGATCCGCCGAAGGCCGAGCGCTATTTCGTCGTCGAATGCTCGTCCTACCAGATCGATCTGGCGCCGACGCTCAATCCGACCGCCGGCATCCTGCTCAACCTGACGCCCGACCATCTCGACCGGCACGGCACCATGCAGCACTACGCCGACGTCAAGGAACGCCTCGTTGCCGGCAGCCGGACGGCCGTGATCGGCGTCGACGATTCGTTCTGCGCCCTCATCGCCGACCGCGTCGAACGGGCCGGCGTCGCGGTCAAGCGGATTTCCAAGCGGGTCGTGGTTGCCGACGGTCTTTATGCCGAAGGCAGCCGGATCATCGAGGCGCATGGCGGCGCGACGTCGCTGCTCGTCGATCTCGACGGTATTGAGACCCTCAAGGGCAGCCACAACGCCCAGAACGCTGCGGCGGCAATCGCCGCCTGCCTTGCGGTCGGCGTGTCGAAGGACGAGATCCGTGCGGGACTGAGATCCTTCCCTGGCCTGAAGCATCGGATGCAGCCGGTCGGCCGCCGGGGCCAGGTGGTGTTTGTCAACGATTCGAAGGCGACCAATGCGGATGCGGCAGCGCCGGCGCTCTCCAGCTACGAGCGGATCTACTGGATTGCCGGCGGCCTGCCGAAGGAGGGCGGCATAGTCAGCCTCGCTCCACTCTTCCCGCGTATCGTCAAGGCCTATCTGATCGGAGAAGCCGCACCGGCATTCGCGGCGACGCTTGGCGAGGCGGTGCCCTACGAGATTTCGGGCACGCTCGAAAAGGCGGTCGCGCACGCCGCGGCGGATGCGAGCGCCGATACGACACCGTCCGCGGTGATGTTGTCGCCGGCCTGCGCCAGCTTCGATCAGTTCAAGAATTTCGAGGTTCGCGGCGATGCCTTTGTCGGCCATGTCGCGGGCCTCGACGGCGTCACGATGTTGATCAACCTGGGTTGA
- the murB gene encoding UDP-N-acetylmuramate dehydrogenase: MKQVNGEKLLASLGDDVNKLRGRLTPDAPMDRVTWFQAGGLAELMFQPHDVDDLVAFLQILPEEVPLTVVGVGSNLLVRDGGIPGVVLRLSAKGFGGVDLVGDNRIKAGAICPDKHIAAMAMDNGIGGFAFYYGIPGSIGGALRMNAGANGGETSGRVVEVHAVDRKGGTHVFSAAEMGYSYRHSSVPAEMIFTHAVFEGYPEERAKIRAEMDAVRQHRETVQPIKEKTGGSTFKNPEGHSAWKLIDEAGCRGLVSGGAQMSSLHCNFMINIGHASGYDLEYLGETIRQRVFEHSGIKLEWEIKRLGIFMPGREVRPFQGMTSE; this comes from the coding sequence ATGAAACAGGTGAATGGGGAAAAGCTTCTGGCGTCGTTGGGGGATGACGTCAACAAACTGCGCGGCAGGCTGACGCCGGACGCGCCGATGGATCGCGTCACCTGGTTCCAGGCCGGCGGACTCGCCGAACTGATGTTCCAGCCCCATGACGTCGACGACCTCGTGGCCTTCCTGCAGATCCTGCCGGAAGAGGTGCCGCTGACGGTGGTGGGAGTCGGTTCGAACCTGCTGGTCCGTGACGGAGGCATTCCCGGCGTCGTTCTGCGTCTCTCGGCCAAAGGTTTCGGCGGCGTCGATCTCGTCGGCGACAACCGTATCAAGGCCGGCGCGATCTGCCCCGACAAGCACATTGCCGCAATGGCGATGGACAACGGCATCGGCGGTTTCGCCTTCTATTACGGCATTCCGGGCTCGATCGGCGGAGCTCTGCGCATGAATGCTGGCGCCAATGGCGGCGAGACGTCCGGGCGCGTCGTCGAAGTGCATGCCGTCGACCGCAAGGGCGGCACGCATGTCTTTTCGGCTGCCGAGATGGGCTACAGCTATCGCCATTCCTCGGTTCCGGCCGAGATGATCTTTACCCACGCGGTCTTCGAAGGATATCCCGAGGAGCGGGCAAAGATTCGCGCCGAGATGGATGCGGTGCGCCAGCATCGCGAGACGGTGCAGCCGATCAAGGAAAAGACCGGCGGTTCGACCTTCAAGAACCCGGAAGGCCATTCCGCGTGGAAGCTGATCGACGAGGCAGGCTGCCGCGGGCTGGTCAGCGGCGGAGCACAGATGTCGTCGCTCCATTGCAACTTCATGATCAATATCGGCCATGCCAGCGGCTACGACCTCGAATATCTCGGCGAGACCATTCGCCAGCGGGTCTTCGAACATTCCGGCATCAAGCTCGAATGGGAAATCAAGCGCCTCGGCATCTTCATGCCCGGCCGCGAGGTGAGACCCTTCCAGGGCATGACGAGCGAATGA